The Podospora pseudoanserina strain CBS 124.78 chromosome 7 map unlocalized CBS124.78p_7, whole genome shotgun sequence region ctcgccaacagCAAACTCGACAGCGATTTCGTTTCTGCCGGcaaggttggtgttggagattTCAGAGTAGGGGATTTCGAAGGCGGGACGGTTCTGGACGTTGAATGTGAGCTCCGCCTTTCCAAACTCGGCCTTGCCCCAGTTCCAGCCGCGCAGCGAATGCTCCTTGTTTTCTAGGTTCGTGCTATACCAGTTCTTGAAGATTTTGCTCAAGCGCTCGTAGTCCTGTTGGGACGGGGGGCTGTCAGCAGCTGTCTCGGCTTGTGTCAATGTCGAAAATTAGGCACCCACCTCTTGCTGAAAACCGTCTAGTTGAATGATGCCCGAATTCCTCTGCAGAATCTTGATCTCGTAGCCCTTGGCAGCTCTGCTCCATTGCGCACCGCCAATGTTGCCCTGATCGAGTGTGAAGGTGTCGCCGCCGCCTACTGGCTTCCAGCCGAGACCGGTCTCCGCAAATCTGCACTTTCCGTGCTCCTTGGACAGGTCCAGGTAAATGTTGTCGAAACTCTCACTGCGCAGCGGTCAGTCTGGGAAGGTCAAGCGATCAGGCGCATGGGAATGGAGTTCAGAAGTAAACAACGTacatggcggccatggtgatggtttcCTATCCAAGTCTCGGAGATGGTTTGGATGGCGTTGTGGGTGACTGGAGGTTGTCGGAGACAAAATTGAAGGCGGCGTCGAAAGAACTTCCACTCGGCGCGCCTCTGAAAGGGAATGGGAGCCGTGACGCGACAAGCTAAATTGGTGGTCCGTGCCCCTTTCTTGGCGGCTCTGGGGCAGTAGCTGAACTGCCGGGCGGTGTGGCTTCCAGGACAGCAGGTGGCTTTTGGCTTGCAGGGAAAAGCTTGGGTCAGAAGAGCCCCTAGAAAGGTGGGGGTGTATCGAGGGGTCGACTCTTTTGTTCACTTTTATCTCGGAGCACCACCTACAACGCTCCCGAGTGTGCGGCTGGACGGCACGTATAAAGAAACATACGTTTGGCTGTCTTATTCTTATGCTCCCCAAATTAGGCCTAGTGAACAAGTGGCTAACAGGGAAACCGCAAAACCGTGAAATATTATCGAGTGTTGACTTAGTTTGCAGCCCCAATTTCCCCTACCACGAGTATGCCGTCCATGTAAGTACCTATGTATGCCGTCCATGTTGGGAAACTTTCGCGCCTCAGTGGAAACAACTAATAAAGTTTGGGGCATCAAGTCACGCTCTTGTCCAAAGTTCTCTTTAATCCTGCGTAAGTTTAAGCCATCTTGCCTCTCTTGCTCGAAAGTCAAGCCCACTTGCTCGAAAGTTAAGCCTACTTGCTTAGAAATCGACACCTATCACAAAGTTTAAATACCTGCCACCACCTGTGTCTCCCAGTTGCATCCCAAAATCTACTCTCTGGTTCAGAACAGGCTAcacctcatcaccttcacTGGTTCAGAACAGTCTGCAACGCACCATCTTATCTTTGGTTCAGCTATCCAAGCATCACCGTCaaaccacaccacacaccatcTCTCAAGATACACAGACCAATCCCAAAATGGACGGTTTCAATTTGTCCTAGTTTACCCAGGAAATAAAGGCCTACATGGATCTGCGCTCCACCAACCTGGATACGCGCCTCACCAACATGGAGGAGCGCCTCACCCACATGGAGCAGAGTCTCACCCACATGGAGCAGTTCTTCACCAACATGGATCAGCGCATTAACCAACTCAAGACCTATCGAGACGGGCTTCGCCAACATCAATAGCCGAATGGACAACCTCGATGGCCCACGCAAAGTCTCAACAAACTCACACAATTTGACAGATAAAAAATCTCAGGCACACAATATTGGGCAACAACAATAGCAGGATCTCGACTATTAATACTGCAATCGGCAGAATTGAGGCTTGAATCGATGGTCTCGAGCAGCACATGGGTGTCCCGTACAATCAACTTTCTCGGGAGATCACCAATGCCTCCAAAAATTTTGAGCGAGAAGCATGAAGCATTGCGGCAAGACGTGAACGCAAAGATGAACAAGTTTGAACTGAGAATCAATCGCAAGGTGGACAACCACATGCAGTTGCGGGATATGGTAAGCTTTCTTCACTTTACTTTACCCAGTATCAACATACAAGCACCCCTGCTTTCTTCATACATACGTGTACATAGATACTAACTGCTGTAGGTCATTTTATAGTTTCATGATCATCCCGAGGCTACTTCGTTTAGTTGACTAGCAAGGCTTTTCGAGCGCCGATAACGTAAcgggtttggtttgggttgaAGAATGGATCTGAGAGCTCAGTACTATTGTGAATGACTGTGGGGCGGAtgagtgaggttgaagtGATCAAGTCAAGCCTCCGAGAAACTACCAGAACATAGAAAAATCAAGGCTCGTTCAAGGTCAGTGTTCAGGATCTGTGTTTTGGTTTTGTAGCTATATCAGCACCCTCCGCACACAACAATTGGCACAGCAAAAGTCAGTTAACCTATAGCATGTTGTGAGCCATGCCTCCAAGGAAAACCAATAGGCCTTTTAGCTATGTTTAAAGAGCTAATAATTATCCTCAAGGTATAGTTTACACTATAATAGAGGTAACCTACTTACTTTGGTGCTCATTATTTTGCCCGTTTTGTGTCATCACTCGTACCAAGTTACTAAAAGCGCTCCTTCCGTAGTTTCCAAGCATGTAATATTCCACGTAGCATTAATAAGCTGTTGGTTCTGGGGACTTCTTCTACTTTGTGCATAACAATCATTGCTGATGATAAATAAAATGCATAACCTATAAACCGCCTTTGCTCGCTAATTATATAGTTCCCTGAATAAACCCCTTtacaaacaccacccccctcactcACTCAAAGTTTAACATCCCCGGGCGTCCCCTTCTTGGCCCAGTCCCGAAGGACGTTCTTCCTTATCTTCCCCGTGCTCGTCTTTggcaactccctcaccacctccacctccctcggcacCATGAATTTACTGATACTGCTCTGGTGTTTCGCCCAGTCGATAAACTCCTTTTCATCAATTGTTTGCCCTTGCTTGACTGTGAGGTAAGCCTTTGGCCTCTCCCCCCAGTGAGAGTCAGGCACTGCGACGACGCCGGCTTCGAGGACGGAGGGATGCTCGACTAGCATTGATTCAAGGGCGACAGAGGAGATGTTTTCACCACCTATataaaacaaacaaaaattGTCAgggtgtgttttttttttttttttttttttttttggggacCAACCAGAGATAATGATATCCTTCTGCCTATCTTGAATCAAAATACTCCCATCCTCACACCAGACTGCCAGGTCCCCAGAGCGGAGaacacccccctcaaagAGCTTCCTCGTCGCCTCCGGGTCTTTGTAGTACCCCTTGCAGCAGATATTCCCCTCAAAAACAATCTCGCCTACTTCCTTTCCGTTCTTGGCAACGTCTACCGGCTCCCCGCCTAGGCTACTCCcatcctcggccgtcttgaCGACACGCACACCAAGCGAGGTGAGAAATCCATGACCTTGCCTTGCCATTTTTGCAAACTTCTCGTGGGGGGGCAGGAGGTCCCATTCTGGTAGGAGGTAACCCCTGGTGATTGGACCGTATGTTTCGGTAAGACCATAGACGTGGACAGGGTAGAGGTTGAACGCGGTCATTTGCTCGAATAACCTCGCTGTTGGGGGGGACGCAGCAACAGTGACACGgactgggttggggaggactTCGGCGTTGGGGTCGGCGCACAAAAGGGTGTTGACTGTTGGTGCTGCGTTGAAGTGGGTGACCCCCTCGTTTTTGAGAAGAGACCAGATAAGCGGGTAGTCTATCTTCCTCAGACAGACGTGGGTTCCCCTCACGGCGGTGATGGCCCAGGGAAAGGTCCAGCCTACGGCGTGGAACATGGGGAGGGTCCAGAGATACTTGCACCTGCCgtctgggaggttgaggcccGACTCGACAATGTTGGCCATGGTTGCCAGGTAGGCCCCGCGGTGGGTGTAGATTACCCCCTTTGGGCGGGAGGTTGTGCCAGAGGTGAAAGggagggcgatggtggaATCTTCGTCGGGGACACGGGCTGAGATGAGGTCTGACCAGCCTTTTGAGCCGGTGGTGcggtcgaggatgaggccTTCGAGGACTGCTTCGTCAAAGGGGCCGGAGAGGACGCCTTCTGTTGCGTCGGTGTCCTGATAGTGTTAGTTATTAGCTTTTATGGGAGATGAGAGAGCGTGGGGGGCTTACAAGATCAACGATGATTTTGACATTGGGGTGAGATTCTGTAAAGGCCTTCAACAGATTCTCATACTCCTTGTCGACAATGATGCAGTCCACCTCGGCAAAGTCAAAGATGTAGGTGATATCATCTGGCTTCAGCCTGTAGTTTACTGGCACAATCacacccccagcagcaacaatcCCAAAGATGCTCTCCAAAAACGCCGGCGTGTTGGGTGCTAGCAGACCAATGCGCTTGTAGCCATGCTTGCGGAAGTAGTACGCCAGCCCACGGGCACGGTCAGCGAGCTCCATGTAGGACCGCCGGAGGatcttgttgttggctgtGACATGGTAGACGGCCTCGGCATCGGGCTCAATGGCAGCGGCGCGTTCGAGGAAGTAAGTTGGcgagaggtgggagaagtGGTGGGGTACTGATTCAGGGGTAGCCGAGTGGAAGATGTGGCCGAGGACGTTTCTGAGGCGGTTGGAGGGACCTGACATTGTGAATGACGATGAGGGTTGACGATGACGGCGGATGGGAACCAAGTAACGACAAACACCGGTGAACTAGTAGTAACCAAAGATGGGGGAAAAGCCGTTGGACCGAGAgaccaaaaaaaccaaaccagTGAAAAAACAGACGATAGCAACACGCCAACGACCACGTCAACAGCGAGGGGACAAGGAGAAAGGGGGAACAGGGAACCAGCGACGAGCGAGCGAACACCTAATACCTAGTAGCAGCAacagaaaagagaggatggggagaggagaggagaggagaggagaggaaaggAGAGGAAAGGTATAgttacatatatatatatatatatatctatatgACTGTCTCAAAAACAGGTAAAACATCCAGCCGTCCGGGGCACCCCATACCTACATCACATCTCCAACTTAACCGTGTTCAAAGGGGGGGTTCCTTTCCTCGGCATCGAGAAGCCCACACAGAGTCCACAAAGCTTGAACAGCGCGGCCCCGGGACCACAGcgtgccgccgccgtgtGCAAGCAACAGGATCGCCAAGCGGGCCAACTTCCCCGCATCCGCGCAATGCCCAGGGCTAGGCCGGATTGGGGTAATCCACTTGACCGACCGAGAGGGCGGAGGTGCCGGTGATTGCCGCTCCTCATTCTCACATGTTCAACTCTTTCTGTGTATCATCAAGTGTTCGTATtccaaagagagagagacagcaAGAGATGAGACGGAAAAGATATCCAGAGAAGGCAAACTTGTCAGAGGAAAACAAGAGTTTCACCCCACGTTCCGGTCTAAGTCTAGTCCCTTCTCAGAAAACCGTACCTGGAATTACCCCACAGTTTCCCCAATCTTGGCTTCTACAGAGCAGCCCACGTTGTTTTTCCTCAGCAAGCTAACCTGggccagcatcatcaaccaaaGCCTGGAAAGTGGCAACGACATCGAATCGCTCTTTCGGGGAGATGCTATTCGCGGCAGGGTCAGCCTCGCAGCCATATCGGAATAACAAGCATTATGTCGTTTCATCTTCACATTCACATTCACACATCAAGGACCAGGTAATCAACTACCCATCAAtcttcatctcatcatcctcttccctttGGGGAGGACATTTTCATTCCATGtcatacatacatacaaaaaaaagaaagaaaaaaaaggaaaaactATCAATGCTCGCTAttccacccatccatcccatgTTCCACGAACCCCTTCTTACTCCTTCTTAATCAAGCTCTCAAACAGCGGCTTCATCGCCTTGGCGCTCTTCTTGGGGTATCTCTTCTGATCATTCTCATAGTCGACATACGTCACACCAAACCTCGTCTCGTACCCCTCAGCCCACTCAAAGTTGTCCATCAGCGACCAGGCCAGGTAACCCCGGACGTTGACGCCATCCTCGGAGAAGGCCTTGGCCATGGCATGGACATAGTCGTCAAAGTACTTGACTCTAAAGTCGTCCTCGACAATCTGCTCCAGGCTCATGTCGTTCTCGCCCTTGAGCGAGGTGCCGTTCTCGGTGACGTAGATCTTGGGGTAGCCGTACCTCTTGCTCAGCCAGTTGAGCAAGTCCCGGAAACCCTGGGCGTGGGGGCGGAGCCAGAAGGACTGCGTCTCGGGGCCGATGCACTCGCCGCTCTTGGAGTAGAAGAGCGTCtcgaggttgccgaggaagTCGTCGTCGGGAGGGGTGCCGGTCTTGTGCTTGATGTAGTTGGCCGTGTAGTGGTTCATGCCATAAAAGTCGTTGGAGCCCTTGACGAGCGCAACCTCCTCAGGAGTGAAAGTGGGGAGGCGGTCGCCGAGCTGCTTGAGCATCGAGTCGGGGTACTTGCCAAAGTAGATGGGGTCGGCAAACCACGAAATGGCGAACTCGATCTTGCGGTCGCAGGCCTCGACGTCGGCGGGGTCCTCGGGGTCCCAGGGGAGGACGGCGTCGCCGTTCAGCGTGATGCCGATCTCGCCGCCGTTGACGGGCTTGAACTCCTCGCGGTAGACCTTGACGGCCTTGCcgtgggcgatgaggatgttgtggCCGACGATCCAGCACTCGCGGGCGCTGTCGCCGACGGCGGAGCGGGTGCGGTCAGAGGTGTGGCCGGGGGCGAAGTAGCCAGAGTTGTAGCCGAGGATGGAGGTGCACCAGGGCTCGTTGAAGGTGATCCAGTGCTTGCACTTGGGGATGGCCTTGAAGAGGACGCGGGCGTAGTTCTCAAAGTCGGCGGTGAACTCCTCCTTGTTGAGGAAGCCGCCGTAGCGCTTGTCTAGGGCGTCGGGGAGATCCCAgtggaagagggtgatgaaggggGTGATGCCGGCCTCGAGGAGGTCATCGACGAACTTGACATAGTGGTCAAGACCTTTCTGGTTGACGGGGTCGTTGCGGCCACCGAGGGGGATGACGCGGGaccaggagatggagaagcgGTAGGCCTTGGCGCCCAACGACTTCAGGAGGTCAATGTCCTCCTTGGTGCGCTTGTACGAGTCACAAGCGACGGCACCGGAGCTGCCATCAGCGATCTTGCCGGGGATGGCACAGAAGGTGTCCCAAATGGAGGGGCCACGGCCATCGACATCAGCGGAACCCTCGATCTGGTACCTGTGTGTGAGGGAGAACAACGTTAGCCATGCGGATGAGGTAGGTAAGGCAGATaagaggtggatgagggacAAACTCACGCAGCGGTAGCGAAACCCCACAGGAAATCACTGGGAAGAGACATGATGGGCAGCTAactcttttgtttctggggGAGGTGTAGGTTGAAGACAGAATCTCTCAAGCAGCCAACACagatttgggggagggatatgTGTTATATATACACAAACCTCTGATATGCTGCCATGGGTTTCATGGCCGTTACTCCTCCCATTGTCCCCCCCATTCTCCCGTGTTTCGGACCGTCGACACCGAGAAAAAGGCTAGGCATAGGCTGAGATGGGCGGGTTTGTACCTAGCCGCGTTGCGCACTTGCATCATGGCACGCATACCGCTGTAAGACCGGGTCAAGGACCCCAGTTTGTCTGCTTCTCCACCGCGGGGTAATATCAGTTTTCTTGCGTGTTAGCTcaagcaacaacaagatggaggagatatGGGGCATGGGGGTAACATTGTGATTGTGTTTTCTCACGAAAGTGACCTGCAGATCCCGTGGaagcggagagggagggggaccCTTTCCCACGATCACACACATATCCGTAACCCAATCACAACCCCCCGCCCAGCCTCAAGCGTCGGAGGAAAGCAAAGAAAGATCCGGACTTTTGGCATTCGCCCAGTGATTCCAGAAAGACGGTCGAAACGGTCCTAcccccggcagcagcagcaaacccCAGTTTTTGTTTCCCGTACCTTACAGCAAGGCTTTCTCGTAGAGCCGCAAAAAGATCCCAGCCCAGCACTGTTCTCATGAAAAAGACTGCCCCGTTCGAAAcccctcttcaacaacaacacatctCATGTGAACCACAAAATGATATTATCCTTTAAAACCCGCGCAAAACCCCACCAACacttttccccctccaccaactgATCAGCTCTCTCCCAACCCACAGCCCGCTTTTCGGAATCCCGGGCCGCAAAGGATCAAGCGCGCCCTTCCGGCTGGGTAAACCTCGGGGAAACTCTTCAAGTTTATCGATCACGagtccctcccccctctcaacagGCAGGGGTGGCAATTCAATCAACGGCAGGACACCGCCCGCGCTGCCGAGATGAGCCTCTTCAACCTGCCGCCCAGAGTATCTACGCGAAAACAACCAAACTCCTAGATACAAAAAGCGGTGTCGCGTATGGCAAAATGCCGGCTGTGGCTAATCCTCGGCCGAACTGACGATTCACATCCCTCAGTGATCATCAACCCACCCGGAACAAGCTTCAACTTTGCTTGTTCGTCCGGAACACCGTCCCTTTTGATCCCTCTCTCATTCCTTGCATCTCCCGGCAAGCCGGACCTGCATGAATTTATCTTACGGTCTACTCAGCCGAGCACTTGCTTCGGGATATCTTCGGGTtgagagagagtgtgtgtgagagagagacggTAACTCGTTCCGATGATTATATTCTCTGGCGGTGACCCAAcatcttgttttgttttgattGTTCCTGTCTGGTGTCTTGGTGTTGCCATTTGTGTCTTGATGTCGGTCCAAAACCAGACAACCACCTGACATTATTCTTACAAACGGTGAAGTTAAGTAAAGTAAGTTAGTTCTCTCTTTCAACAACTCGTAATAACAACGTGATAATTACTGTGTAATAAACTCCAGATatgccccctccctctctctgcAAACAAAGTCCCACCTGTACTGTTGTCCTCTCTAGAAGACATGATCAATAAGACCCCGATTCACCATACCGAAGAAAAACCAACCCAAGCAATATCAACTGAGTTCCCTTAGCACAACCacgcccccttttttttttaccggtcaccatcaacctcaccatcatgcccccccctcaacggcccatctccctcccaccacccccctccgccaactcaaacttcctcttcctccccccttccccctcagtctccccctccagctcctccccatcaacccactCGCTAATCTCATACTCAACCCTTCTAACCCCCCGGGctcccctctcttccctcacaaccctcctcatctcccgtctcctcaacctccccaatctactcccctccaccaacccctcaaacCAATcactccccctcttcacctccaacccatcatcccccgtttgtccctttccctcctcctcagcatcaCTATCACCAGGCGACGTACCAGTCAGGTTATCAATCTTGCTCAAATCGCTCTCCCAGAGGGAGTTGACAGTAACTTGTAtatactccccctccccctcaggaCTCGAAGTGTGATACGACAGCGGCGTCCCGCAGTACCCGCAAAACGTATGCAGAGTATTCGGTGCGTTGGGGGGTGTATAAGACCGGTGAATCAACGAGTGGGACTCGTCtg contains the following coding sequences:
- a CDS encoding uncharacterized protein (EggNog:ENOG503P374) — protein: MSLLHGGCQCGRNIYIVQFPKQETPSSSTGSQAARLLFNQRHPFTPLLRVPLSSYRSLTLPVLPDESHSLIHRSYTPPNAPNTLHTFCGYCGTPLSYHTSSPEGEGEYIQVTVNSLWESDLSKIDNLTGTSPGDSDAEEEGKGQTGDDGLEVKRGSDWFEGLVEGSRLGRLRRREMRRVVREERGARGVRRVEYEISEWVDGEELEGETEGEGGRKRKFELAEGGGGREMGR
- a CDS encoding uncharacterized protein (CAZy:GH1; EggNog:ENOG503NYFB; COG:G), which produces MSLPSDFLWGFATAAYQIEGSADVDGRGPSIWDTFCAIPGKIADGSSGAVACDSYKRTKEDIDLLKSLGAKAYRFSISWSRVIPLGGRNDPVNQKGLDHYVKFVDDLLEAGITPFITLFHWDLPDALDKRYGGFLNKEEFTADFENYARVLFKAIPKCKHWITFNEPWCTSILGYNSGYFAPGHTSDRTRSAVGDSARECWIVGHNILIAHGKAVKVYREEFKPVNGGEIGITLNGDAVLPWDPEDPADVEACDRKIEFAISWFADPIYFGKYPDSMLKQLGDRLPTFTPEEVALVKGSNDFYGMNHYTANYIKHKTGTPPDDDFLGNLETLFYSKSGECIGPETQSFWLRPHAQGFRDLLNWLSKRYGYPKIYVTENGTSLKGENDMSLEQIVEDDFRVKYFDDYVHAMAKAFSEDGVNVRGYLAWSLMDNFEWAEGYETRFGVTYVDYENDQKRYPKKSAKAMKPLFESLIKKE
- a CDS encoding uncharacterized protein (COG:I; EggNog:ENOG503NX59) yields the protein MSGPSNRLRNVLGHIFHSATPESVPHHFSHLSPTYFLERAAAIEPDAEAVYHVTANNKILRRSYMELADRARGLAYYFRKHGYKRIGLLAPNTPAFLESIFGIVAAGGVIVPVNYRLKPDDITYIFDFAEVDCIIVDKEYENLLKAFTESHPNVKIIVDLDTDATEGVLSGPFDEAVLEGLILDRTTGSKGWSDLISARVPDEDSTIALPFTSGTTSRPKGVIYTHRGAYLATMANIVESGLNLPDGRCKYLWTLPMFHAVGWTFPWAITAVRGTHVCLRKIDYPLIWSLLKNEGVTHFNAAPTVNTLLCADPNAEVLPNPVRVTVAASPPTARLFEQMTAFNLYPVHVYGLTETYGPITRGYLLPEWDLLPPHEKFAKMARQGHGFLTSLGVRVVKTAEDGSSLGGEPVDVAKNGKEVGEIVFEGNICCKGYYKDPEATRKLFEGGVLRSGDLAVWCEDGSILIQDRQKDIIISGGENISSVALESMLVEHPSVLEAGVVAVPDSHWGERPKAYLTVKQGQTIDEKEFIDWAKHQSSISKFMVPREVEVVRELPKTSTGKIRKNVLRDWAKKGTPGDVKL